A region from the Streptosporangium sp. NBC_01756 genome encodes:
- a CDS encoding TetR/AcrR family transcriptional regulator, protein MREERTGAADTERDRRGADAGAERDRPGAGAGAKKAGAGAKKGDGRRAETRLRLFTAAVEVIAEQGYAAATVDAIAERAGVAKGTVFYNFGSKEALFAALLEHGIARLAGALGEADTGQPALDALDSVVMAQLRFFEEYGAFARVLLAEMWRTAWQDAVARLREQALGVYAGVLGRAVTEGAIREDLDVDTAATAVFGMVLTVSIERRALHPDRPIEQLHATLVDLLHRRVSG, encoded by the coding sequence ATGAGGGAAGAGCGGACCGGAGCCGCGGACACGGAGCGGGACCGGCGAGGGGCCGATGCGGGCGCGGAGCGGGACCGGCCGGGAGCCGGCGCGGGCGCGAAGAAGGCGGGCGCGGGCGCGAAGAAGGGGGACGGCCGCCGGGCCGAGACGAGGCTCAGGCTGTTCACGGCGGCGGTGGAGGTGATCGCGGAGCAGGGATACGCCGCCGCCACGGTGGACGCGATCGCCGAACGCGCCGGAGTGGCCAAGGGCACCGTGTTCTACAACTTCGGTAGCAAGGAGGCGCTCTTCGCCGCGCTGCTCGAACACGGGATAGCACGGCTGGCCGGCGCGCTGGGCGAGGCGGACACCGGGCAGCCCGCGCTGGACGCCCTCGACTCGGTGGTCATGGCGCAGCTCCGGTTCTTCGAGGAGTACGGCGCGTTCGCCCGGGTGCTGCTCGCCGAGATGTGGCGTACGGCCTGGCAGGACGCGGTGGCCAGGCTGCGCGAGCAGGCGCTGGGCGTCTACGCCGGTGTGCTGGGGCGGGCCGTGACCGAGGGCGCGATCCGGGAGGACCTGGATGTGGATACGGCGGCGACGGCCGTGTTCGGCATGGTGCTGACCGTCTCGATCGAACGCCGGGCGCTGCATCCGGACCGCCCGATCGAGCAGCTCCACGCCACCCTCGTCGATCTCCTGCACCGGCGGGTGTCCGGCTAG
- a CDS encoding YhgE/Pip domain-containing protein → MRSLRLGRLELRRFTRSRLTRAALAGVVMLPLLYAGLYLWSFWDPQGNLANIPVALVVEDRPATVDGKTVDAGRELAEELRDREILGWHTVDARHAADGVNDGSFYLSLTIPADFSARLASPSGDGTPTPAELGVRVDTGRSYIMGTISDAVFAEVKDAASRTALKDYWDNVFVSFGELHDATAKAADGADELHDGTAEAGRGASTLNSGLGQAKDGTHQLAVGLGSADTATGKLAAGADELTRGLGQAEDGSRELGRGLAKLTSGAKQVADGNAQAYDQVHAQVPKLNKVADQVIPVLEENGTRLRSLAEAVEHGADLVADGAGALPGGVSQGAGQARQQAQQLQNWLDGNPDADPRLRSIADRLAQSTEGVTAGLEAASGGGGDAAARLQRDARRIAEIAGRTAEIAPTAGQRLGQARDKINELDEGLGKLADGSAKVEAGLGDAAAAGGKLTSGLGRLGDGSVQLTSGLSRLGGGLVKLSDGAARVDSGVGRLHEGAGELTTGIGRLTDGSAELSDKLGDGARQIPDYGRGERADRSDMMSEPVKLAGQVLNEVPNYGTGFAPFFVPLALWVGAMVSYMVLRPVNPRLLAGTAAAWRIAVAGWLPGLVLGAAQVGVLLAVIRFGLGMEAAHWAGVAGILLLTAAAFLAVVQAVNALLGPPGRVVVLALLMLQLTSSAGTYPIETSPGFFQAISPWLPMSWVVSALRRLISGGDLTVAWQACGVLALTVAVGLSLTGYAVHRGRTWSMRRLHPELAL, encoded by the coding sequence ATGAGATCGTTGCGGCTGGGCAGGCTGGAGCTGCGGCGGTTCACCCGGTCGCGGCTGACCCGGGCGGCGCTGGCGGGCGTGGTGATGCTGCCGCTGCTCTACGCCGGACTGTATCTGTGGTCGTTCTGGGACCCGCAGGGCAACCTGGCGAACATCCCGGTGGCACTGGTCGTGGAGGACCGGCCGGCGACCGTGGACGGCAAGACGGTCGACGCGGGCCGCGAGCTGGCCGAGGAGCTGCGGGACCGCGAGATCCTCGGCTGGCACACCGTCGACGCCCGGCATGCCGCCGACGGGGTGAACGACGGCAGCTTCTACCTGTCGCTGACGATCCCCGCCGACTTCAGCGCCCGGCTCGCCTCCCCCTCCGGTGACGGCACACCGACCCCCGCCGAGCTGGGCGTACGGGTGGACACCGGCCGCAGCTACATCATGGGCACGATCTCCGACGCGGTGTTCGCCGAGGTCAAGGACGCGGCGAGCCGTACCGCGCTGAAGGACTACTGGGACAACGTCTTCGTCTCCTTCGGAGAGTTGCACGACGCCACCGCCAAGGCCGCGGACGGCGCGGACGAGCTCCACGACGGCACGGCGGAGGCCGGCCGGGGCGCGTCCACCCTGAACAGCGGCCTCGGCCAGGCCAAGGACGGCACCCACCAGCTCGCCGTGGGACTGGGCAGCGCCGACACCGCCACCGGCAAGCTGGCCGCCGGAGCGGACGAACTGACTCGGGGCCTGGGCCAGGCGGAGGACGGATCACGCGAGCTGGGCCGGGGGCTGGCCAAGCTCACGAGCGGCGCCAAGCAGGTCGCCGACGGCAACGCGCAGGCCTACGACCAGGTCCACGCGCAGGTGCCGAAACTCAACAAGGTGGCCGACCAGGTCATCCCGGTGCTGGAGGAGAACGGCACGCGGCTGCGGTCGCTCGCCGAGGCCGTCGAGCACGGCGCGGACCTGGTCGCCGACGGCGCCGGAGCGCTGCCCGGCGGGGTCAGCCAGGGCGCGGGCCAGGCCCGGCAGCAGGCGCAGCAGTTGCAGAACTGGCTGGACGGCAACCCGGACGCGGATCCGCGGCTCCGGTCCATCGCCGATCGCCTCGCCCAGTCCACCGAGGGGGTGACGGCCGGGCTGGAAGCTGCCTCCGGCGGCGGTGGCGACGCGGCGGCCCGGCTCCAGCGGGACGCCCGGCGGATCGCGGAGATCGCGGGCCGCACGGCGGAGATCGCGCCGACCGCGGGTCAGCGGCTCGGCCAGGCCAGGGACAAGATCAACGAGTTGGACGAGGGGCTGGGCAAGCTGGCCGACGGGTCGGCGAAGGTCGAGGCGGGCCTCGGTGACGCGGCGGCCGCGGGCGGCAAGCTCACCTCGGGGCTGGGCCGGCTCGGTGACGGTTCCGTCCAGCTCACCTCGGGACTGTCCCGGCTGGGCGGCGGGCTCGTCAAGCTGAGCGACGGCGCGGCCCGGGTGGACAGCGGGGTGGGCCGCCTGCACGAGGGCGCCGGGGAGCTCACCACCGGCATCGGCAGGCTGACCGACGGGTCGGCGGAACTGAGCGACAAGCTCGGAGACGGGGCCCGGCAGATCCCGGACTACGGCAGGGGCGAGCGGGCGGACCGCAGCGACATGATGAGCGAGCCGGTCAAACTGGCCGGCCAGGTCCTCAACGAGGTGCCCAATTACGGCACCGGGTTCGCGCCGTTCTTCGTCCCGCTGGCGCTCTGGGTCGGCGCGATGGTGAGCTACATGGTGCTGCGCCCGGTCAACCCCCGGCTCCTGGCCGGTACGGCCGCCGCCTGGCGGATCGCGGTGGCGGGATGGCTGCCGGGCCTGGTGCTGGGCGCCGCGCAGGTGGGCGTACTGCTGGCGGTGATCAGGTTCGGGCTCGGCATGGAGGCCGCGCACTGGGCCGGGGTCGCCGGGATCCTGCTGCTGACCGCCGCGGCGTTCCTGGCGGTCGTGCAGGCGGTCAACGCCCTGCTGGGTCCCCCCGGCCGGGTCGTGGTGCTGGCGCTGCTGATGCTCCAGCTCACCTCGTCAGCCGGCACCTACCCGATCGAGACCTCGCCCGGCTTCTTCCAGGCCATCTCCCCGTGGCTCCCGATGAGCTGGGTGGTCAGCGCGCTGCGCCGGCTGATCAGCGGCGGCGACCTCACCGTGGCCTGGCAGGCCTGCGGAGTGCTGGCCCTGACCGTCGCGGTGGGCCTGAGCCTGACCGGTTACGCCGTGCACAGGGGACGCACCTGGTCGATGCGGCGGCTCCACCCCGAACTGGCGCTCTGA